The following are from one region of the Polaribacter marinaquae genome:
- a CDS encoding glycosyltransferase family 4 protein → MKIYVLVTLLLAILSYVYLKLAIKFKIIDKPNQRSSHTKITVRGGGIIFPIAILLFFILNDYQYPYFVLGVFLISVISFLDDIYTLSSKIRFPFQFLGVFLILYQVDYPFSPIYLYVSFLFLGIGVVNMFNFMDGINGITGLYSLAVISGLFMINNTENIVDNNLLIYTAISLVIFGYYNFRRKALFFAGDIGSIAIGLFMYFVGFLMAIKLASPLILLIIIVYGADAGNTLLYRKIFTKESIFDPHRHHIYQKLVDVYKISHLKVAGIYAILQLLVNFIVYKTYNLKLSIQFIVFFALIFIFILGYIFLFRKIKQDLALKNE, encoded by the coding sequence ATGAAAATCTACGTACTTGTTACATTACTTTTAGCAATATTGTCTTATGTATACTTAAAACTAGCAATTAAATTTAAGATAATTGATAAACCAAATCAAAGAAGTTCTCATACAAAAATTACTGTTAGAGGTGGCGGAATTATTTTTCCGATTGCCATTCTATTGTTTTTTATTTTAAACGATTATCAATACCCTTATTTTGTTTTAGGCGTATTTTTGATTTCAGTGATTAGCTTTTTAGATGATATTTATACCTTAAGCTCTAAAATTAGATTTCCTTTTCAGTTTTTAGGTGTCTTTTTAATTTTATATCAAGTTGATTACCCTTTTTCTCCAATTTATTTATATGTTTCATTCTTGTTTTTAGGCATTGGAGTTGTAAATATGTTCAATTTTATGGATGGTATTAATGGCATAACGGGCTTATATTCTTTAGCAGTGATCTCGGGGTTGTTTATGATTAATAATACTGAAAATATTGTCGATAATAATTTGTTAATATATACAGCAATATCCTTGGTTATTTTTGGATATTATAATTTTAGAAGAAAAGCACTGTTTTTTGCAGGGGATATAGGTAGTATAGCAATAGGGTTATTTATGTATTTTGTAGGTTTTTTAATGGCAATAAAATTAGCATCACCATTAATCTTATTGATAATAATTGTTTACGGAGCCGATGCTGGAAATACGTTGCTGTACCGTAAAATTTTTACAAAAGAAAGCATTTTCGATCCACATAGGCATCATATTTATCAAAAATTAGTAGATGTTTATAAAATTTCTCATTTAAAGGTTGCGGGTATTTATGCAATACTGCAATTGCTTGTTAATTTTATAGTTTATAAAACGTATAATCTAAAATTGTCAATACAGTTTATCGTTTTTTTTGCATTAATATTTATTTTTATCTTGGGTTACATATTTTTGTTTAGGAAAATAAAACAAGATTTAGCTTTAAAAAATGAGTAA
- a CDS encoding NAD-dependent epimerase/dehydratase family protein, whose amino-acid sequence MNKNTHIITGNKGFVGLNLTDYLVQKKKETTGVSRNPTKDELSYETLSLEKLNQAKSFIHLAGKAHDLKKTSEDKEYFEVNSELTKTLFNQFLKSECEIFIYMSSVKAAADEVEGVLTEEVTPNPVTVYGKSKLAAEKYILSKEIPDGKRVYILRPCMIHGPNNKGNLNLLYSFVSKGIPYPFGKYENKRSFVSVENLCFVINELIDNTNIESGVYNVADNESLSTKDLVKIMGEVTNKPAKILKTPKFLVSTLAKLGDILPLPINSERLQKLTENYVVSNQKIKNRIEKELPLSAEKGIEKTIASF is encoded by the coding sequence TTGAATAAAAATACTCATATAATAACAGGTAACAAAGGATTTGTAGGACTTAATTTGACCGATTATTTAGTCCAAAAGAAAAAAGAGACTACGGGTGTCTCTAGAAACCCGACTAAAGATGAACTAAGTTATGAAACTTTAAGTTTAGAAAAATTGAACCAAGCTAAGAGTTTTATCCATTTAGCAGGTAAAGCACACGATTTAAAGAAAACATCAGAAGATAAAGAGTACTTTGAAGTAAATTCAGAGTTAACAAAAACTTTGTTTAACCAATTTTTAAAAAGTGAATGTGAAATTTTTATTTATATGAGTTCTGTAAAAGCAGCTGCAGATGAAGTAGAAGGTGTTCTAACCGAAGAAGTAACACCAAATCCAGTAACGGTGTATGGAAAATCTAAATTAGCAGCAGAAAAATATATATTATCTAAAGAGATACCGGATGGTAAGAGGGTGTACATATTAAGACCTTGTATGATTCATGGGCCAAATAATAAAGGAAACTTAAATCTGCTATACAGTTTTGTGTCTAAAGGAATTCCTTATCCTTTTGGTAAATATGAAAATAAAAGATCTTTTGTTTCAGTAGAAAATTTGTGTTTTGTGATTAATGAATTAATAGATAACACTAATATAGAATCGGGAGTTTATAATGTTGCCGATAATGAATCACTATCCACAAAAGATTTGGTGAAAATAATGGGAGAGGTTACAAATAAACCTGCTAAAATTTTGAAGACGCCTAAGTTTTTAGTGAGCACTTTAGCCAAATTAGGTGACATCTTACCTTTACCAATAAATTCGGAAAGGTTACAAAAGTTAACAGAAAACTATGTTGTTTCTAATCAAAAAATTAAAAATCGGATAGAAAAAGAATTACCTTTATCCGCAGAAAAAGGAATAGAAAAAACGATAGCATCATTTTAA
- a CDS encoding glycosyltransferase family 2 protein, producing MKISIITVCYNSEKTIEKTFQSVLRQSYKNVEYIVVDGGSKDATIDLVKKYESIVSKWVSEPDKGLYDAMNKGIAIATGDLVGVLNSDDIFTDEKVLENVANFHMDNPNIDASVGNILQFNEEGKTVRKYSAKNWNPEKLKIGFMPAHPAIFFKRGLFGKYGLYHLDFTIGADYELITRFFLKENISWKFSNITTTSMLIGGVSSSGVSSYQLISKEIKIALSRNNIKFSYLKVQLRGFWKVIGFLKKN from the coding sequence ATGAAAATTTCTATAATAACAGTCTGTTACAATAGCGAGAAGACTATTGAAAAAACATTTCAATCTGTACTAAGGCAATCCTATAAAAATGTTGAATATATTGTTGTAGATGGTGGCTCTAAAGATGCTACTATAGATTTGGTAAAGAAATACGAATCTATAGTGTCTAAATGGGTATCTGAACCAGATAAAGGTTTGTACGATGCTATGAATAAAGGGATTGCAATTGCTACAGGTGATCTAGTGGGGGTTTTAAATTCTGATGATATTTTTACAGATGAAAAAGTGCTAGAAAATGTAGCTAATTTTCATATGGATAATCCAAATATAGATGCCTCTGTAGGTAATATTTTACAATTTAATGAAGAAGGAAAAACGGTCAGAAAATACTCTGCAAAAAATTGGAATCCAGAGAAATTAAAAATAGGCTTTATGCCAGCGCATCCAGCTATTTTTTTTAAAAGAGGTTTATTTGGTAAATATGGATTATACCATTTAGATTTTACCATTGGAGCAGATTACGAATTAATTACGCGTTTTTTCTTAAAAGAGAACATCTCTTGGAAATTTTCTAATATTACTACTACTTCTATGTTGATAGGTGGTGTAAGTAGTTCTGGAGTTAGTAGTTATCAATTAATCTCTAAAGAGATAAAAATAGCATTGTCTAGAAATAATATAAAATTCAGTTACTTAAAAGTACAATTAAGAGGTTTTTGGAAAGTAATCGGTTTTTTAAAAAAGAATTAG
- a CDS encoding glycosyltransferase produces MSHIQIHATNINGLGASQVVISFLDAFVKSENSDKAMIHLPNCGILKGYQPSKGMVKRFNRMLPNSISRLLECLFSRFFFENIPTIVLGDIPLRGIKDQVVLVHQPNLIYPKINYSSSTSLIFRVNRFLFTINHKFAKKIIVQTGAMAKDMIASYPSIKDKVIISPQPVPNWLFQEKIVEFKNNDKVVLFYPAAFYPHKKHDFLLKINNFIKVHNIDISNFEILLTLTKEEFASLKGIKFLKNLGRLNSVEMNNYYRKVDALLFLSSMESYGLPLVEALTINLPIVTVKFDYATWLCEDLAYYFKPYEEKSFLTAIDNLTSDLKKNKSINYNKVLSKFPESWKEVVYVYENALND; encoded by the coding sequence ATGAGTCATATTCAAATACACGCAACAAATATCAACGGCTTAGGAGCTTCACAAGTTGTAATTTCATTTCTTGATGCTTTTGTAAAAAGTGAAAATTCTGATAAGGCAATGATACATTTGCCTAATTGTGGGATTTTAAAGGGCTATCAACCTAGTAAAGGTATGGTAAAAAGGTTTAATAGAATGTTGCCCAATTCCATTTCTCGTTTGTTAGAATGCTTATTTTCAAGATTTTTTTTTGAGAACATTCCTACCATTGTTTTAGGAGATATTCCATTAAGAGGAATTAAAGATCAAGTTGTACTAGTACATCAGCCAAATTTAATATATCCTAAAATTAATTATTCTTCTAGCACGAGTCTTATATTTAGAGTAAACAGATTTTTATTTACTATCAATCATAAATTTGCAAAAAAAATAATTGTACAAACAGGTGCGATGGCAAAAGATATGATTGCTTCTTACCCTAGTATTAAAGATAAAGTTATTATATCTCCTCAACCCGTACCGAACTGGTTATTTCAAGAAAAAATTGTAGAATTTAAGAATAATGATAAGGTAGTACTATTTTATCCAGCTGCTTTTTATCCTCATAAAAAACACGATTTTTTATTAAAAATAAATAACTTTATTAAGGTTCATAATATAGATATTTCTAATTTCGAAATTTTGTTAACATTAACAAAAGAAGAGTTCGCTTCATTAAAAGGGATTAAGTTTTTAAAAAACTTGGGAAGGCTAAATAGTGTAGAGATGAATAATTACTATAGAAAAGTTGATGCATTATTATTTTTGTCTTCAATGGAAAGTTATGGCTTACCATTGGTTGAAGCTCTAACTATAAACTTACCTATTGTAACTGTAAAGTTTGACTACGCTACTTGGTTATGTGAAGATTTAGCTTATTATTTTAAACCTTATGAAGAAAAATCTTTTTTGACTGCTATTGATAATTTAACGAGTGATCTAAAAAAAAATAAATCAATAAATTATAATAAAGTATTAAGTAAATTTCCAGAATCCTGGAAAGAAGTTGTTTATGTTTATGAAAATGCGTTAAATGATTAA
- a CDS encoding glycosyltransferase family 2 protein, protein MKQIKTEPVITIITSTFNAVSALSITIDSIRNQNYTNIQWIIIDGKSTDGTVELINKNEDIIDFWLSERDEGIYDAWNKGVKHIKGEWVIFLGAGDVLYSNNVLSNMASHLSDAFPKYNLVYGKVDVVNDDNESVADWGEPWELLKNKTESIRIALPPHPGSFLHVSFFCEKKYLFPTSLKIAGDTHSLMTAVIDKEPLFVPIYIDKMLFGGVSTTGKNLLLIIKELKFINQEFNVNLPFFIYYWNLSKIYIKAFVNIVFPEKIIGSLYNSFLKVKYRFK, encoded by the coding sequence ATGAAACAAATTAAAACAGAACCAGTTATAACCATTATCACATCAACTTTTAATGCTGTTAGCGCTTTAAGTATAACAATAGATTCAATCCGTAACCAAAATTATACAAATATACAATGGATAATTATTGATGGGAAGTCGACAGATGGAACAGTGGAGTTAATAAATAAAAATGAAGATATTATTGATTTTTGGCTAAGTGAAAGAGATGAAGGTATTTATGACGCATGGAATAAGGGTGTAAAACATATAAAAGGAGAGTGGGTTATATTTTTGGGAGCTGGAGATGTTTTGTATTCAAATAATGTACTTAGTAATATGGCCTCTCATCTTTCCGATGCTTTTCCTAAATATAATTTAGTTTATGGTAAGGTAGATGTAGTAAATGACGATAATGAGTCAGTTGCTGATTGGGGAGAGCCTTGGGAGTTGTTAAAAAATAAAACGGAGTCTATAAGAATTGCATTACCTCCTCATCCAGGTAGTTTTTTACATGTTTCTTTTTTTTGTGAAAAAAAGTATTTATTTCCAACTAGTTTAAAAATTGCCGGTGATACGCATTCGCTAATGACTGCTGTAATAGATAAAGAACCTCTATTTGTGCCAATTTATATTGATAAAATGCTCTTTGGAGGAGTATCGACTACCGGTAAAAACTTATTATTGATCATTAAAGAATTAAAATTTATTAACCAAGAATTTAATGTAAATTTACCTTTTTTTATTTATTATTGGAATCTTAGTAAAATTTATATAAAGGCATTTGTGAATATTGTATTTCCGGAAAAAATTATTGGTTCTTTATACAATAGTTTTTTAAAGGTAAAATACAGGTTCAAATAG
- a CDS encoding acyltransferase — MIKSVILFFRFILSGLNYLFNLLMFKVNGVEVNSFLINGRILVRNKGSIKLGAGFTANSGKMINPIGGDTCLRLICSIDGMLHIHENVGISNSTIVCWDKIIIHKNVLIGGGCKIWDTNFHSINSIDRLNGDMSIKTSPIEIMESVFIGANCTILKGVSIGENSVIAAGSVVTKDIPSNQIWGGNPAVFIKKI; from the coding sequence ATGATTAAAAGTGTTATTCTCTTTTTTAGGTTTATTCTTTCTGGTTTAAATTATTTATTTAATTTATTAATGTTTAAAGTTAATGGAGTTGAAGTTAATTCTTTTCTAATTAATGGTAGGATACTGGTGAGAAATAAGGGGAGTATAAAGTTAGGGGCAGGTTTTACTGCTAATTCGGGTAAAATGATAAATCCAATTGGGGGTGATACGTGTTTAAGATTAATATGTTCTATTGATGGAATGTTACACATTCATGAAAATGTCGGCATTTCTAATTCTACTATTGTTTGTTGGGATAAAATTATTATTCATAAAAATGTACTGATAGGCGGAGGTTGTAAGATTTGGGATACTAATTTTCATTCTATAAATAGTATAGATAGATTAAATGGAGATATGTCAATTAAAACTAGTCCTATTGAAATTATGGAAAGTGTTTTTATAGGAGCAAATTGTACCATTTTGAAAGGAGTTTCTATTGGTGAAAATTCTGTAATTGCTGCAGGAAGTGTTGTTACTAAAGATATACCAAGTAATCAAATTTGGGGTGGTAATCCAGCAGTGTTTATAAAAAAAATATAA
- a CDS encoding glycosyltransferase, whose amino-acid sequence MRKKILYVHHSGAMGGAPKSLAFLIKELDKTIYEPVVWMMRDGVARDLFIEAGAEVVFNKNKWLQPFHGTTVSGMNPMLFFKNIIGYLPTYFHAKKVLNRIKPDIVHLSTTCLFHFAKAASKLDKNIRVISHIREPLLPNFFGNILANQNLKYVDFFVAISKNDAKPFLNIKNNVSVIYNFVNIDEYNFDSLTRKKIRNELKIEDKNRLLVSYFARVSAENGVSNILKLAKELPNVQFAIFGFKNQSSYEKEILNNKVSNVLLMPMVDNVNDYLCASDLLISPFIEPHFSRAVVEASAIGLPSVVSNVGSQNELVKNNNTGILYDTVIEAKEAILFFDKNREVIKDYGANARNFAEKFFSAKLNSKKTFELYD is encoded by the coding sequence ATGAGAAAAAAAATATTATATGTTCACCATTCAGGTGCCATGGGTGGTGCTCCAAAAAGTTTAGCTTTCTTAATTAAGGAACTCGATAAAACTATATATGAACCTGTTGTATGGATGATGCGGGATGGTGTAGCTCGAGATTTGTTTATTGAAGCAGGTGCAGAGGTTGTTTTCAATAAAAATAAATGGTTACAACCTTTTCATGGGACTACTGTTTCAGGGATGAATCCAATGTTGTTTTTTAAAAATATTATTGGATATTTACCAACTTATTTTCATGCGAAAAAAGTTCTAAACAGAATAAAACCTGATATAGTTCATCTATCTACTACATGTTTGTTTCATTTTGCAAAAGCTGCATCGAAATTAGATAAAAACATTAGAGTTATATCTCACATAAGAGAGCCTTTATTACCAAATTTTTTTGGTAATATTTTAGCAAATCAAAATTTAAAATATGTTGATTTTTTTGTTGCAATAAGTAAAAATGATGCGAAACCATTTTTAAATATTAAAAATAATGTATCTGTAATATATAACTTTGTTAATATTGATGAGTATAACTTTGATAGTTTAACTAGAAAAAAAATTAGAAATGAACTTAAAATTGAAGATAAGAACAGACTATTAGTGTCATATTTTGCCAGAGTATCAGCGGAGAATGGAGTTTCTAATATTTTAAAGCTCGCTAAAGAATTACCTAATGTGCAATTTGCAATTTTTGGATTTAAGAATCAATCTAGTTATGAAAAAGAAATTTTAAATAATAAGGTATCAAATGTTTTATTGATGCCTATGGTGGATAATGTAAATGATTATTTATGTGCTTCAGACTTATTGATAAGTCCGTTTATTGAGCCTCATTTTTCTAGAGCAGTTGTGGAGGCATCTGCGATTGGTTTGCCTTCTGTTGTTTCAAATGTTGGGAGTCAGAATGAATTGGTTAAAAATAATAATACAGGTATTTTGTATGATACTGTAATTGAAGCAAAAGAAGCTATATTATTTTTCGATAAAAATAGAGAAGTAATTAAGGATTATGGTGCTAATGCTAGAAATTTTGCAGAAAAATTTTTTTCTGCAAAATTGAATTCTAAAAAAACCTTTGAATTGTATGATTAA
- a CDS encoding polysaccharide pyruvyl transferase family protein has product MIIQIDGTNTLNKGAELMLVAIIEQIEEKYPRAKVIYNSNHTNEKKLNIKTDLNIKKRFWLKNGRLPIALLSRLKLPYTFFTSKYALKNIDIVLDASGFQFSDQWNYSKERLNILENYLRDLKKYKSKIVFLPQALGPFETEPGKKAVEIINEFSDIIIAREQISYDYVINAGANKKKVWKHPDFTLLVKGIFPEKYNHLKGKVCIIPNIKMVTHTNAGDSEYLEFLKKIILVFKELGKDVFILNHEGSGDLKICNQLNSLFDDSLEIVTDLNAKEVKGVIGASFITVSSRFHGVASALSQGVPCLATSWNHKYKMLFQDYDQQDQIINVNDDWLTTRIKVIETFNNHKEINKALSAKKEFLAIEIQSMWNKIWSN; this is encoded by the coding sequence ATGATTATACAAATTGACGGTACCAATACATTAAACAAAGGAGCAGAATTAATGTTGGTTGCAATTATTGAACAAATTGAAGAAAAATACCCTAGAGCTAAGGTAATTTATAATTCCAATCATACAAATGAAAAAAAATTAAACATTAAAACTGACTTAAATATTAAAAAAAGGTTTTGGCTAAAAAATGGAAGATTACCGATAGCTCTTTTATCTCGGTTAAAATTGCCTTATACCTTTTTTACATCTAAATATGCTTTAAAGAATATCGATATTGTTCTAGATGCTTCTGGTTTTCAGTTTTCTGACCAATGGAACTATTCAAAAGAAAGGTTAAATATATTAGAGAATTACCTTAGAGATTTAAAAAAATATAAATCTAAAATTGTTTTTTTACCACAGGCCTTAGGTCCTTTTGAAACTGAACCTGGAAAAAAAGCAGTAGAAATTATTAATGAGTTTTCGGATATTATTATTGCTAGAGAGCAAATTTCCTATGATTACGTAATTAATGCAGGTGCAAATAAGAAAAAGGTTTGGAAACATCCTGATTTTACCCTACTTGTAAAAGGTATTTTTCCGGAAAAATATAATCATCTAAAAGGAAAGGTTTGTATTATACCAAATATTAAAATGGTGACGCATACTAATGCAGGGGATAGCGAATATTTAGAGTTTTTAAAGAAAATTATTTTGGTATTTAAGGAGTTAGGTAAAGATGTTTTTATCTTAAACCATGAAGGTTCTGGAGACTTAAAAATTTGTAACCAATTAAATTCTTTATTTGATGATTCACTTGAGATAGTTACAGATTTAAATGCCAAAGAAGTAAAAGGGGTTATTGGGGCGTCATTTATAACTGTATCATCAAGATTTCATGGTGTTGCAAGTGCATTAAGTCAAGGTGTTCCTTGTTTGGCTACAAGTTGGAATCATAAATATAAAATGTTATTTCAAGATTATGACCAACAAGATCAGATTATAAATGTTAATGACGATTGGTTGACTACCAGGATAAAGGTGATTGAAACATTTAATAACCATAAAGAGATTAACAAAGCATTAAGTGCTAAAAAAGAATTTTTAGCTATTGAAATTCAATCTATGTGGAATAAGATTTGGAGTAATTAA
- a CDS encoding nitroreductase family protein — MKKILIKIYKFQIRFRTQILPKLFVFNPFLSSLYYLLFSNQFKREQHAVLKGKMKHLKDLKFHKNNIYTLIRNVHRVEKGLIMKERRLIFAVDFISETMDAFIALWSVEKISKNAQYQWFYDVLNEYFEVTGSHKVIDSERARFKEHTKKYIEKKSNNNTIKNSPYRRHLKVESKISYDQFYDLTVYRRSVRWFLDKKVSHDLVDKAILAAKQSPSACNRQPFKFRIFDDPILLKEVANLPMGVKGYVEGIPMMIAVVGNLDAYFDERDRHIIYIDGSLASMTFMYALETLGLSSCAINWPDIEHLEKKMEMTLKLEKHERVIMWIAVGHPDLDLKVAYSGKREISDIRTYNK, encoded by the coding sequence ATGAAAAAAATATTAATAAAAATATACAAATTTCAAATACGTTTTAGGACTCAAATTTTACCAAAATTATTTGTTTTCAATCCTTTTTTAAGTAGTTTATATTATTTGTTGTTTTCTAATCAATTCAAAAGAGAGCAACATGCCGTTTTAAAAGGTAAAATGAAGCATTTAAAAGATTTAAAGTTTCATAAAAACAATATTTATACATTAATAAGGAATGTACATAGAGTTGAAAAAGGGTTAATAATGAAAGAGCGTAGATTAATTTTTGCAGTCGATTTTATCTCTGAAACTATGGATGCTTTTATAGCTTTATGGAGTGTAGAAAAAATTTCAAAAAATGCCCAGTACCAATGGTTTTATGATGTTTTAAATGAATATTTTGAGGTTACGGGTAGTCATAAAGTGATTGACTCTGAAAGAGCTAGGTTTAAGGAGCATACAAAAAAATATATTGAAAAAAAATCAAATAATAATACCATTAAAAATTCTCCTTATAGAAGACATTTAAAAGTAGAATCTAAAATATCATATGATCAATTCTATGATTTAACTGTTTATAGGCGCTCAGTAAGGTGGTTTCTTGATAAAAAGGTTTCTCATGATTTAGTTGATAAAGCGATACTTGCAGCCAAGCAATCTCCAAGTGCTTGTAACAGACAGCCATTTAAATTTAGAATTTTTGATGATCCAATTTTACTTAAAGAAGTAGCTAATTTACCTATGGGGGTAAAGGGATACGTTGAAGGAATTCCAATGATGATTGCCGTAGTGGGGAACTTAGATGCTTATTTTGATGAACGAGATAGACATATAATTTATATTGATGGATCTTTAGCAAGCATGACATTTATGTATGCTTTAGAAACTCTTGGGTTAAGTAGTTGTGCTATTAATTGGCCTGATATTGAGCATTTGGAAAAGAAAATGGAGATGACATTAAAATTAGAAAAACATGAAAGGGTTATAATGTGGATAGCTGTTGGTCATCCAGACCTTGATTTAAAGGTAGCTTACTCTGGAAAAAGAGAGATAAGTGATATAAGAACATACAATAAATAA
- a CDS encoding lipopolysaccharide biosynthesis protein → MSFNSIFTGVLWTSIQFVIDIIFRFAVRFILAKLLLPSQFGLVGMCTVFIAVAGAASELGMSAALIQKKNDHEAEEMYPTAFWSGLIWGVIIYSVLSLLITPLAASFYDEPKLKVLIPVLSLGMLLKPFNLIQTVILTRSMDFKSLAKILNTSSIIAGVVSLISAYFFNFGVWALVLNNVLAVMISVPLLFYITKWKPILIWNRQHFKSIFGFGAYSSGTLIFSTLTYNVDNLLIGKMLGSSMLGSYTLSFSLTEQIRQAISGVLNKVLYPVFGKNQENKIKLKNYFLKIVNLNSIAIYPLMSFIFLFATEIIDFFGERWSDAIIPLKIMCIAMMVHLLINSFTSLIRGLGKPALEMKIIMGLTIFVLIPSLYFGILNFGLIGAALAILLNKLALVIVGVYVLKNEINLSIKELIYSIKGAVASIMLATTVFLLFKNFVYDNVVFLMILFVVTYLITVFILEKKNINLLLSKLK, encoded by the coding sequence TTGAGTTTTAATTCAATTTTTACAGGAGTACTTTGGACAAGTATTCAATTTGTTATAGATATAATATTCCGTTTTGCAGTTAGGTTTATATTAGCCAAATTATTGTTACCTAGTCAGTTTGGTTTGGTGGGTATGTGTACAGTGTTTATTGCAGTTGCTGGTGCTGCATCTGAATTAGGGATGTCAGCAGCTTTAATCCAAAAAAAAAATGACCATGAAGCTGAGGAAATGTACCCTACGGCTTTTTGGTCGGGATTAATTTGGGGAGTGATAATTTATAGTGTTTTAAGCTTATTGATTACGCCTTTAGCTGCTAGTTTTTATGACGAACCTAAACTTAAAGTTTTAATACCAGTTTTAAGTTTAGGTATGCTTTTAAAACCTTTTAATTTAATTCAGACGGTAATATTAACAAGAAGTATGGATTTTAAATCTTTGGCAAAAATTTTAAATACTTCTTCGATTATTGCTGGAGTTGTTTCTTTAATTAGTGCCTATTTTTTTAACTTTGGTGTATGGGCTTTAGTTTTAAATAATGTTTTAGCAGTAATGATTTCTGTACCTTTACTTTTTTATATTACAAAATGGAAGCCTATTTTAATTTGGAATAGACAACATTTTAAAAGTATATTCGGTTTTGGAGCTTACTCTTCAGGTACATTAATATTTAGTACGTTAACATATAATGTAGATAATTTATTGATAGGAAAAATGTTAGGGTCGTCGATGTTAGGTTCGTATACACTTTCTTTTTCGTTAACCGAACAAATAAGACAAGCCATTAGCGGTGTTTTAAATAAAGTATTGTATCCCGTTTTTGGTAAAAATCAAGAAAATAAAATTAAACTAAAGAACTATTTTCTGAAAATAGTAAATCTTAATTCTATTGCTATTTATCCGTTAATGAGCTTTATATTCTTGTTTGCAACAGAAATTATTGATTTTTTTGGAGAAAGGTGGTCAGATGCTATTATTCCATTAAAAATAATGTGTATCGCCATGATGGTACATTTATTAATAAATTCTTTTACTTCATTAATTAGAGGGTTAGGCAAGCCTGCGTTGGAAATGAAAATTATTATGGGATTAACAATTTTTGTTTTAATTCCTTCATTGTACTTTGGTATTTTGAATTTTGGCTTAATAGGGGCTGCATTGGCTATATTATTAAATAAATTAGCTCTTGTAATTGTAGGTGTTTATGTATTGAAAAATGAAATTAACCTTTCTATAAAAGAATTAATTTATTCGATTAAAGGAGCGGTTGCTTCTATTATGTTAGCTACAACAGTTTTTTTGTTATTTAAGAACTTTGTTTATGATAATGTAGTCTTTTTAATGATATTATTTGTTGTTACCTATTTAATTACAGTATTTATATTAGAAAAGAAAAATATAAATCTTTTATTATCTAAATTAAAATGA